A part of Ziziphus jujuba cultivar Dongzao chromosome 8, ASM3175591v1 genomic DNA contains:
- the LOC107412960 gene encoding disease resistance protein At4g27190 isoform X1 codes for MHIYIYIYIYYVLPLCFWNSYIFFTFYCLRYVIICYSCIALPYFPCFHLLIFRYEASQSSFNLIFSDFLLFSLLIYKNLFLTLCLISSTQYFNIYFKHNSPPTPQKKKRKKKKGTGLQLKEATILPRKLHLYSQPICSCRKSAMECLVAIVTKISEGTFAPVASEFSNIYHYKRNVNNLKSQILRLKGENERLQHSVDEAGKNGEEIEGAVEEWMNGVTGIIEKANDEFFRDEDYAKPLCSSKLFPNLVSRRRLSKIANSLAEAAGTEMQRANTLFQKVSYRVAPQSAAIDMTKGGYMIFQSRTSTFNRIMEALRNPDVKMIGVYGMGGVGKTMLAKEVARKAVEDDKLFKKVVIVAVSQTPDPHKIQKEIADQLGLKFGDNEDDKNVRAKRLRQQLGREEKMLLVIDDIWEKLELYEVGIAFGNDSKNDSKILLTSRSLDVVCNDMDAAMNFPIDDLPSDEAKAMFDKIVGDKSIQNKDIQALATEIVKECGGLPIAIATVASALKKKAYPIWSNALQELRTSAPTNIQGMNKKVYSSIKLSYDFLESNEAKSLLLILGIYSGDSGLEIEDLLRCAMGLEPFQSITNLEDGRNKVLTLIDKLKASSLLLNADSVRRVKMHDVVRDVVILIGSEKHNMLCLRNAAELENSKKLKVATAISLPNFEDDAHQLPKSLECPQLEFFYVHNRSFHKNPNLQIPNHFFEAMKELKVLDLTSVCLKPLPSSFEFLKNLHTLFLNSCEIEDVALIGELRNLKILDLAYSKISNFPGQIGQLTRLQLLNLSCCSMLEVIECNVISNLVHLEELYMLGSFTRWDIQGDHSGRRNASLVELKNLSRLTTLHLHIPDVHVMPKGLFTVNLKRYDILIGEGPRYLDYSFDSRRPTSRKLELIELNISRLPECHGLEALLKRSEVLNLYGSTGLNNVIHELDREGFPELKHLKIVNNDEMQYIINSMDQRYHSQNAFFPSLESLHLENLKKLERIWHGELLINSFGKLRVARVKDCERLNNLLSSSSVRDIEEIKVINCKMMSEIATYGMEDDHPYRILAKIEFPHLRSLILKSSPNLAHFPFSKLEATFTGHRKEEEPLLDVNRPLPFFYPMVALPSLKDLELSTLNSEKLLPDHPPENFNMQNLTNLKIHGCNSLKYLLSFDMARNIVRLQHLEVRGCSVMEDVLAINDKERMVKEELLPNLKFLVLDDLPNLKRFCSKSWAEFSSLARLRITNCPKLKIEDSIRKLPRLNILILKRIMVAQEAMWNCQYEIDHEGLNEDDQEQAGMFPCLKLLILIELTDRLMDSWKKNYHPAGRAFQNLKHLFVVKCHTLKNLVPASISFQALRCLVVSECHGMEYLFTPSAVKSLTQLREMMIGKCERMIQIIADYNGSETEEGTEIVFDRLEELRLSNLQNLGSFYSGNCVMRFPNLQRLIFKYCPQMVSFCEGNISAPKLKKLILSIKEDGGEDEDEDKAHEEISTEIMENDIDLDDDRELHFDNDEFSSYPMQKLVEGDINAATRKLWLNNQG; via the exons AAAATCAGCAATGGAGTGTCTCGTTGCCATTGTTACAAAAATTAGCGAGGGTACATTTGCTCCAGTTGCCAGTGAATTCAGCAATATCTATCACTACAAAAGAAATGTAAACAACCTCAAGTCTCAAATTCTGCGTTTGAAAGGTGAAAATGAAAGGCTGCAGCACTCTGTTGACGAGGCTGGAAAAAATGGCGAAGAAATCGAAGGTGCTGTGGAGGAGTGGATGAATGGAGTAACTGGGATCATTGAAAAGGCTAATGATGAATTTTTTAGAGATGAAGATTACGCAAAGCCTCTGTGTTCAAGCAAGTTGTTTCCGAATTTGGTATCACGAAGGCGGCTCAGCAAGATAGCAAACTCCTTGGCAGAAGCTGCTGGTACTGAAATGCAACGAGCAAACACATTATTCCAAAAGGTTTCTTATCGCGTCGCACCACAGTCGGCTGCCATTGATATGACCAAAGGAGGCTACATGATTTTCCAATCAAGAACCTCCACCTTCAACAGAATTATGGAGGCATTAAGGAATCCTGATGTCAAGATGATTGGAGTTTATGGTATGGGCGGTGTTGGCAAAACCATGCTTGCTAAAGAAGTTGCCAGAAAAGCTGTTGAGGATGACAAGCTATTCAAAAAGGTAGTTATAGTCGCTGTGTCTCAAACTCCGGACCCCCACAAGATCCAAAAAGAAATTGCAGATCAGCTAGGTCTAAAGTTTGGTGATAATGAGGACGACAAAAATGTAAGAGCAAAACGACTACGTCAGCAACTGGGGcgagaagagaagatgttactAGTCATAGATGACATCTGGGAGAAATTGGAGTTGTATGAAGTTGGGATAGCTTTTGGAAATGATAGTAAAAATGACTCTAAGATTCTTCTCACCTCTAGATCTCTAGATGTGGTATGTAATGATATGGATGCTGCTATGAATTTCCCCATTGATGATTTACCCTCGGATGAAGCAAAAGCTATGTTTGACAAAATAGTTGGTGATAAATCAATCCAAAACAAAGATATACAGGCTTTGGCGACTGAGATTGTCAAAGAATGTGGAGGTTTACCAATTGCCATTGCGACGGTTGCAAGTGCGTTGAAAAAGAAAGCCTACCCTATTTGGAGTAATGCCTTGCAAGAGCTAAGAACATCTGCCCCAACTAACATCCAAGGCATGAACAAAAAAGTTTATTCGAGTATAAAGTTGAGTTATGACTTTTTGGAAAGTAATGAAGCAAAGTCATTACTCTTGATTCTTGGTATATATTCTGGAGATTCGGGATTAGAAATTGAGGACTTGTTGAGATGTGCTATGGGGCTGGAACCATTCCAGAGCATCACAAACTTGGAAGATGGAAGAAATAAGGTACTTACACTGATTGATAAATTGAAGGCTTCTTCTTTGTTGTTGAATGCTGATTCGGTGCGCAGAGTCAAAATGCATGACGTAGTTCGTGATGTTGTCATCTTAATTGGATCTGAAAAACACAATATGCTTTGTCTTCGAAATGCCGCTGAGCTGGAAAACAGTAAAAAACTCAAAGTTGCAACTGCAATTTCACTTCCGAATTTTGAGGATGATGCTCATCAACTTCCAAAAAGCTTAGAGTGTCCGCAACTTGAGTTTTTTTATGTCCACAATCGATCTTTCCACAAGAATCCAAACTTACAAATCCCAAACCATTTTTTTGAAGCAATGAAGGAGCTTAAAGTTTTAGATTTGACTTCTGTATGTCTAAAACCGTTACCTTCATCCTTTGAATTCCTTAAAAATCTCCATACTCTGTTTTTGAATTCCTGTGAGATAGAAGATGTGGCTTTAATTGGAGAATTAAGGAATCTAAAAATTCTTGACCTTGCATATTCCAAAATTAGTAATTTTCCGGGACAAATAGGACAATTGACTCGTCtgcaattattaaatttgagcTGCTGTTCCATGCTTGAGGTGATTGAATGCAATGTCATATCAAATTTAGTACATTTAGAAGAACTGTATATGCTCGGGAGCTTTACAAGATGGGATATTCAAGGAGACCACTCTGGAAGAAGAAATGCTAGTCTTGTGGAGTTAAAGAATTTATCTAGGCTGACCACTTTACATTTACACATACCGGATGTCCATGTTATGCCAAAAGGCTTGTTTACTGTGAACTTGAAGAGATACGACATATTAATAGGAGAAGGACCAAGATACTTGGACTATTCCTTTGATAGCAGAAGGCCAACTTCGAGAAAATTGGAACTAATTGAGCTCAATATAAGCAGACTTCCAGAATGTCATGGTCTTGAAGCCTTACTGAAAAGGTCAGAAGTTTTGAATCTGTATGGATCTACCGGTCTGAACAATGTTATACACGAATTAGACAGAGAGGGTTTTCCAGAGTTGAAGCATCTAAAAATTGTGAATAATGATGAAATGCAATACATCATTAATTCCATGGATCAGAGATATCATTCTCAGAATGCTTTCTTTCCAAGTTTGGAGTCATTACATCTTGAAAATCTAAAGAAATTGGAAAGGATATGGCATGGTGAACTCTtaataaattcttttggcaAATTAAGAGTTGCAAGAGTGAAAGATTGTGAAAGATTGAATAATCTCTTGTCATCATCCAGTGTCAGAGACATTGAGGAAATCAAAGTTATTAATTGTAAGATGATGAGTGAGATAGCTACTTATGGAATGGAAGATGATCATCCCTACAGAATCTTGGCGAAGATTGAGTTTCCTCATTTACGTTCCTTGATATTAAAATCTTCTCCGAATCTTGCTCATTTCCCTTTTTCAAAATTGGAAGCTACTTTCACTGGTCACAGGAAAGAGGAGGAGCCGTTGTTAGATGTGAATCGCCCCCTGCCTTTTTTTTATCCTATG GTTGCATTGCCTAGCTTGAAGGATTTGGAGTTGTCCACCCTGAACTCCGAAAAGTTATTGCCAGACCATCCTCCAGAAAACTTTAACATGCAGAATCTAACAAACTTGAAGATACATGGTTGCAATAGTTTGAAGTATCTCCTGTCTTTTGATATGGCCAGAAACATTGTAAGGCTTCAGCACCTCGAGGTACGTGGATGCAGTGTTATGGAAGATGTACTAGCCATAAATGACAAAGAGAGGATGGTAAAAGAAGAACTGCTTCCCAATCTTAAGTTCTTAGTGCTTGATGATCTCCCAAACTTGAAACGATTTTGCTCCAAAAGTTGGGCGGAGTTTTCATCCTTGGCTAGACTGAGGATAACTAATTGTCCAAAActtaaaattgaagattctATTAGGAAGCTGCCTCGGTTGAATATATTGATCTTGAAGCGGATTATGGTTGCCCAGGAAGCAATGTGGAACtgtcaatatgaaattgatCATGAAGGTCTAAATGAGGATGATCAAGAACAAGCCGGAATGTTTCCCTGTTTGAAATTACTAATTCTAATTGAGCTGACTGATCGTTTGATGGATTCATGGAAGAAAAATTACCATCCTGCAGGAAGAGCCTTCCAGAATTTGAAACATTTATTTGTAGTCAAATGCCATACGTTAAAGAATCTAGTCCCAGCCTCAATATCTTTCCAAGCTTTAAGGTGTCTGGTAGTGTCAGAATGCCATGGAATGGAATATTTGTTCACACCATCAGCAGTTAAAAGTCTGACTCAACTGAGAGAAATGATGATAGGAAAATGCGAAAGGATGATTCAAATAATAGCAGATTATAATGGAAGTGAAACAGAGGAGGGTACTGAAATTGTTTTTGATCGGCTGGAAGAGTTGAGACTTAGTAATCTACAAAACCTCGGTAGTTTCTATTCAGGGAATTGTGTAATGAGATTTCCAAATTTGCAAaggttaattttcaaatattgccCTCAGATGGTCAGTTTTTGTGAGGGAAATATAAGCGctccaaaattgaagaaattaaTACTATCTATAAAGGAAGATGgaggtgaagatgaagatgaagataaagCTCATGAAGAGATTTCTACTGAAATTATGGAGAATGACATTGATTTAGATGATGATAGAGAATTACATTTTGACAACGATGAATTCAGTTCTTACCCTATGCAAAAGTTAGTAGAGGGTGACATTAATGCTGCCACAAGGAAGCTATGGCTGAACAACCAAGGATGA
- the LOC107412960 gene encoding disease resistance protein At4g27190 isoform X2, protein MECLVAIVTKISEGTFAPVASEFSNIYHYKRNVNNLKSQILRLKGENERLQHSVDEAGKNGEEIEGAVEEWMNGVTGIIEKANDEFFRDEDYAKPLCSSKLFPNLVSRRRLSKIANSLAEAAGTEMQRANTLFQKVSYRVAPQSAAIDMTKGGYMIFQSRTSTFNRIMEALRNPDVKMIGVYGMGGVGKTMLAKEVARKAVEDDKLFKKVVIVAVSQTPDPHKIQKEIADQLGLKFGDNEDDKNVRAKRLRQQLGREEKMLLVIDDIWEKLELYEVGIAFGNDSKNDSKILLTSRSLDVVCNDMDAAMNFPIDDLPSDEAKAMFDKIVGDKSIQNKDIQALATEIVKECGGLPIAIATVASALKKKAYPIWSNALQELRTSAPTNIQGMNKKVYSSIKLSYDFLESNEAKSLLLILGIYSGDSGLEIEDLLRCAMGLEPFQSITNLEDGRNKVLTLIDKLKASSLLLNADSVRRVKMHDVVRDVVILIGSEKHNMLCLRNAAELENSKKLKVATAISLPNFEDDAHQLPKSLECPQLEFFYVHNRSFHKNPNLQIPNHFFEAMKELKVLDLTSVCLKPLPSSFEFLKNLHTLFLNSCEIEDVALIGELRNLKILDLAYSKISNFPGQIGQLTRLQLLNLSCCSMLEVIECNVISNLVHLEELYMLGSFTRWDIQGDHSGRRNASLVELKNLSRLTTLHLHIPDVHVMPKGLFTVNLKRYDILIGEGPRYLDYSFDSRRPTSRKLELIELNISRLPECHGLEALLKRSEVLNLYGSTGLNNVIHELDREGFPELKHLKIVNNDEMQYIINSMDQRYHSQNAFFPSLESLHLENLKKLERIWHGELLINSFGKLRVARVKDCERLNNLLSSSSVRDIEEIKVINCKMMSEIATYGMEDDHPYRILAKIEFPHLRSLILKSSPNLAHFPFSKLEATFTGHRKEEEPLLDVNRPLPFFYPMVALPSLKDLELSTLNSEKLLPDHPPENFNMQNLTNLKIHGCNSLKYLLSFDMARNIVRLQHLEVRGCSVMEDVLAINDKERMVKEELLPNLKFLVLDDLPNLKRFCSKSWAEFSSLARLRITNCPKLKIEDSIRKLPRLNILILKRIMVAQEAMWNCQYEIDHEGLNEDDQEQAGMFPCLKLLILIELTDRLMDSWKKNYHPAGRAFQNLKHLFVVKCHTLKNLVPASISFQALRCLVVSECHGMEYLFTPSAVKSLTQLREMMIGKCERMIQIIADYNGSETEEGTEIVFDRLEELRLSNLQNLGSFYSGNCVMRFPNLQRLIFKYCPQMVSFCEGNISAPKLKKLILSIKEDGGEDEDEDKAHEEISTEIMENDIDLDDDRELHFDNDEFSSYPMQKLVEGDINAATRKLWLNNQG, encoded by the exons ATGGAGTGTCTCGTTGCCATTGTTACAAAAATTAGCGAGGGTACATTTGCTCCAGTTGCCAGTGAATTCAGCAATATCTATCACTACAAAAGAAATGTAAACAACCTCAAGTCTCAAATTCTGCGTTTGAAAGGTGAAAATGAAAGGCTGCAGCACTCTGTTGACGAGGCTGGAAAAAATGGCGAAGAAATCGAAGGTGCTGTGGAGGAGTGGATGAATGGAGTAACTGGGATCATTGAAAAGGCTAATGATGAATTTTTTAGAGATGAAGATTACGCAAAGCCTCTGTGTTCAAGCAAGTTGTTTCCGAATTTGGTATCACGAAGGCGGCTCAGCAAGATAGCAAACTCCTTGGCAGAAGCTGCTGGTACTGAAATGCAACGAGCAAACACATTATTCCAAAAGGTTTCTTATCGCGTCGCACCACAGTCGGCTGCCATTGATATGACCAAAGGAGGCTACATGATTTTCCAATCAAGAACCTCCACCTTCAACAGAATTATGGAGGCATTAAGGAATCCTGATGTCAAGATGATTGGAGTTTATGGTATGGGCGGTGTTGGCAAAACCATGCTTGCTAAAGAAGTTGCCAGAAAAGCTGTTGAGGATGACAAGCTATTCAAAAAGGTAGTTATAGTCGCTGTGTCTCAAACTCCGGACCCCCACAAGATCCAAAAAGAAATTGCAGATCAGCTAGGTCTAAAGTTTGGTGATAATGAGGACGACAAAAATGTAAGAGCAAAACGACTACGTCAGCAACTGGGGcgagaagagaagatgttactAGTCATAGATGACATCTGGGAGAAATTGGAGTTGTATGAAGTTGGGATAGCTTTTGGAAATGATAGTAAAAATGACTCTAAGATTCTTCTCACCTCTAGATCTCTAGATGTGGTATGTAATGATATGGATGCTGCTATGAATTTCCCCATTGATGATTTACCCTCGGATGAAGCAAAAGCTATGTTTGACAAAATAGTTGGTGATAAATCAATCCAAAACAAAGATATACAGGCTTTGGCGACTGAGATTGTCAAAGAATGTGGAGGTTTACCAATTGCCATTGCGACGGTTGCAAGTGCGTTGAAAAAGAAAGCCTACCCTATTTGGAGTAATGCCTTGCAAGAGCTAAGAACATCTGCCCCAACTAACATCCAAGGCATGAACAAAAAAGTTTATTCGAGTATAAAGTTGAGTTATGACTTTTTGGAAAGTAATGAAGCAAAGTCATTACTCTTGATTCTTGGTATATATTCTGGAGATTCGGGATTAGAAATTGAGGACTTGTTGAGATGTGCTATGGGGCTGGAACCATTCCAGAGCATCACAAACTTGGAAGATGGAAGAAATAAGGTACTTACACTGATTGATAAATTGAAGGCTTCTTCTTTGTTGTTGAATGCTGATTCGGTGCGCAGAGTCAAAATGCATGACGTAGTTCGTGATGTTGTCATCTTAATTGGATCTGAAAAACACAATATGCTTTGTCTTCGAAATGCCGCTGAGCTGGAAAACAGTAAAAAACTCAAAGTTGCAACTGCAATTTCACTTCCGAATTTTGAGGATGATGCTCATCAACTTCCAAAAAGCTTAGAGTGTCCGCAACTTGAGTTTTTTTATGTCCACAATCGATCTTTCCACAAGAATCCAAACTTACAAATCCCAAACCATTTTTTTGAAGCAATGAAGGAGCTTAAAGTTTTAGATTTGACTTCTGTATGTCTAAAACCGTTACCTTCATCCTTTGAATTCCTTAAAAATCTCCATACTCTGTTTTTGAATTCCTGTGAGATAGAAGATGTGGCTTTAATTGGAGAATTAAGGAATCTAAAAATTCTTGACCTTGCATATTCCAAAATTAGTAATTTTCCGGGACAAATAGGACAATTGACTCGTCtgcaattattaaatttgagcTGCTGTTCCATGCTTGAGGTGATTGAATGCAATGTCATATCAAATTTAGTACATTTAGAAGAACTGTATATGCTCGGGAGCTTTACAAGATGGGATATTCAAGGAGACCACTCTGGAAGAAGAAATGCTAGTCTTGTGGAGTTAAAGAATTTATCTAGGCTGACCACTTTACATTTACACATACCGGATGTCCATGTTATGCCAAAAGGCTTGTTTACTGTGAACTTGAAGAGATACGACATATTAATAGGAGAAGGACCAAGATACTTGGACTATTCCTTTGATAGCAGAAGGCCAACTTCGAGAAAATTGGAACTAATTGAGCTCAATATAAGCAGACTTCCAGAATGTCATGGTCTTGAAGCCTTACTGAAAAGGTCAGAAGTTTTGAATCTGTATGGATCTACCGGTCTGAACAATGTTATACACGAATTAGACAGAGAGGGTTTTCCAGAGTTGAAGCATCTAAAAATTGTGAATAATGATGAAATGCAATACATCATTAATTCCATGGATCAGAGATATCATTCTCAGAATGCTTTCTTTCCAAGTTTGGAGTCATTACATCTTGAAAATCTAAAGAAATTGGAAAGGATATGGCATGGTGAACTCTtaataaattcttttggcaAATTAAGAGTTGCAAGAGTGAAAGATTGTGAAAGATTGAATAATCTCTTGTCATCATCCAGTGTCAGAGACATTGAGGAAATCAAAGTTATTAATTGTAAGATGATGAGTGAGATAGCTACTTATGGAATGGAAGATGATCATCCCTACAGAATCTTGGCGAAGATTGAGTTTCCTCATTTACGTTCCTTGATATTAAAATCTTCTCCGAATCTTGCTCATTTCCCTTTTTCAAAATTGGAAGCTACTTTCACTGGTCACAGGAAAGAGGAGGAGCCGTTGTTAGATGTGAATCGCCCCCTGCCTTTTTTTTATCCTATG GTTGCATTGCCTAGCTTGAAGGATTTGGAGTTGTCCACCCTGAACTCCGAAAAGTTATTGCCAGACCATCCTCCAGAAAACTTTAACATGCAGAATCTAACAAACTTGAAGATACATGGTTGCAATAGTTTGAAGTATCTCCTGTCTTTTGATATGGCCAGAAACATTGTAAGGCTTCAGCACCTCGAGGTACGTGGATGCAGTGTTATGGAAGATGTACTAGCCATAAATGACAAAGAGAGGATGGTAAAAGAAGAACTGCTTCCCAATCTTAAGTTCTTAGTGCTTGATGATCTCCCAAACTTGAAACGATTTTGCTCCAAAAGTTGGGCGGAGTTTTCATCCTTGGCTAGACTGAGGATAACTAATTGTCCAAAActtaaaattgaagattctATTAGGAAGCTGCCTCGGTTGAATATATTGATCTTGAAGCGGATTATGGTTGCCCAGGAAGCAATGTGGAACtgtcaatatgaaattgatCATGAAGGTCTAAATGAGGATGATCAAGAACAAGCCGGAATGTTTCCCTGTTTGAAATTACTAATTCTAATTGAGCTGACTGATCGTTTGATGGATTCATGGAAGAAAAATTACCATCCTGCAGGAAGAGCCTTCCAGAATTTGAAACATTTATTTGTAGTCAAATGCCATACGTTAAAGAATCTAGTCCCAGCCTCAATATCTTTCCAAGCTTTAAGGTGTCTGGTAGTGTCAGAATGCCATGGAATGGAATATTTGTTCACACCATCAGCAGTTAAAAGTCTGACTCAACTGAGAGAAATGATGATAGGAAAATGCGAAAGGATGATTCAAATAATAGCAGATTATAATGGAAGTGAAACAGAGGAGGGTACTGAAATTGTTTTTGATCGGCTGGAAGAGTTGAGACTTAGTAATCTACAAAACCTCGGTAGTTTCTATTCAGGGAATTGTGTAATGAGATTTCCAAATTTGCAAaggttaattttcaaatattgccCTCAGATGGTCAGTTTTTGTGAGGGAAATATAAGCGctccaaaattgaagaaattaaTACTATCTATAAAGGAAGATGgaggtgaagatgaagatgaagataaagCTCATGAAGAGATTTCTACTGAAATTATGGAGAATGACATTGATTTAGATGATGATAGAGAATTACATTTTGACAACGATGAATTCAGTTCTTACCCTATGCAAAAGTTAGTAGAGGGTGACATTAATGCTGCCACAAGGAAGCTATGGCTGAACAACCAAGGATGA